Proteins found in one Anabas testudineus chromosome 1, fAnaTes1.2, whole genome shotgun sequence genomic segment:
- the klhl5 gene encoding kelch-like protein 5 isoform X2, which yields MEPCACPEECMFTALSHADVTFRKMEGYLRTRQLCDVILVAGDRRIPAHRLVLSSVSDYFAAMFTSDVREAKQDEVKMEGVDPDALWVLVQYAYTGRLELREDTIESLLSASCLLQLSSVVQACCSFLMKQLHPTNCLGIRSYADAQGCHDLQRAAHAYTMEHFLDVVGGQEFLVLPVEEMERLLTSDDVNVPEEETVVTSLLTWVRHDAAARQHHLPSLLAHIRLPLLQPQFLADLESNPLLRDSVECQRLLMEGMKYHLLPQRRPLLQSPRTRPRKATVGVMFAVGGMDATKGATSIEQYCLRRDTWKQVATMSGRRLQFGVAVLDGRLYVVGGRDGLKTLNTVECYNPHSKTWSVMPPMSTHRHGLGVAVLEGPMYAVGGHDGWSYLSTVERWDPQARQWSFVASMATPRSTVGVAVLNGKLYAVGGRDGSSCLRSVECFDPHTNRWSGCAPMAKRRGGVGVATWHGFLYAIGGHDAPASSLASRLSDCVERYDPQTDVWTAVAPMSISRDAVGVCLLGDRLYAVGGYDGQVYLNTVEAYDPQTNEWTQVAPLCLGRAGACVVDVRL from the exons ACTGGTCCTCTCATCCGTGTCGGATTACTTTGCAGCCATGTTCACCAGTGATGTGCGGGAGGCCAAGCAGGATGAGGTGAAGATGGAAGGAGTAGACCCTGATGCTTTGTGGGTCCTGGTGCAGTATGCATACACAG GCCGTCTCGAGCTGAGGGAGGACACTATTGAGTCTCTGCTGTCAGCCTCTTGTCTCCTGCAGTTGTCCTCTGTGGTTCAGGCCTGCTGCTCTTTCCTCATGAAGCAGCTCCACCCCACCAACTGTCTGGGCATTCGCTCTTATGCCGACGCTCAGGGCTGTCATGACCTGCAGAGGGCTGCTCATGCCTACACCATG GAACACTTTTTAGATGTGGTTGGAGGTCAGGAGTTCCTGGTACTCCCggtggaggagatggagaggctGCTCACCTCTGACGACGTCAACGTGCCCGAAGAGGAAACAGTGGTAACTTCTTTGCTAACCTGGGTTCgccatgatgctgctgctcgACAACACCACCTGCCCTCGTTGTTGGCTCACATCCGACTGCcgctgctgcagccacag ttcttGGCAGATCTTGAATCCAACCCCCTGCTCCGGGACAGTGTGGAGTGCCAGAGGCTGCTGATGGAGGGTATGAAGTATCATCTCTTACCCCAGCGTCGGCCCCTGCTTCAGAGCCCTCGCACACGTCCTCGCAAGGCCACTGTTGGCGTCATGTTTGCTGTGGGGGGCATGGATGCCACCAAAG gtGCAACTAGTATCGAGCAGTACTGTCTGCGTCGGGACACGTGGAAGCAGGTTGCCACCATGAGTGGACGGAGACTACAGTTTGGTGTAGCTGTCCTTGACGGTCGTCTTTATGTCGTGGGAGGCAGAGATGGACTTAAGACACTAAACACTGTGGAGTGTTACAACCCGCACAGTAAAACCTGGAGCGTCATGCCTCCCATGTCCACACACAGGCATGGATTAG GTGTTGCTGTCCTAGAGGGGCCCATGTACGCAGTAGGAGGACATGACGGCTGGAGCTACCTCAGCACTGTGGAGAG GTGGGACCCCCAAGCCCGCCAGTGGAGCTTTGTTGCAAGTATGGCTACACCCAGAAGCACCGTGGGTGTAGCTGTGCTCAACGGCAA GTTGTATGCAGTAGGAGGTCGTGACGGCTCATCCTGCCTGCGTTCAGTGGAGTGTTTTGACCCCCACACAAACAG GTGGAGCGGTTGTGCTCCAATGGCTAAAAGACGTGGAGGCGTGGGTGTGGCCACATGGCATGGATTCTTGTATGCCATCGGAGGACATGATGCTCCGGCCTCATCCCTGGCATCTCGTTTAAGTGACTGTGTGGAGAG GTATGACCCTCAGACAGATGTGTGGACGGCAGTAGCCCCCATGAGCATCAGCAGAGAtgctgttggtgtgtgtctcCTTGGTGACCGTCTCTATGCTGTGGGTGGTTATGATGGGCAGGTGTATCTCAATACTGTAGAAGCTTACGACCCTCAGACGAATGAGTggacacag gTAGCACCTCTGTGTCTGGGCAGAGCAGGAGCGTGTGTGGTGGACGTCAGACTGTGA